One window of the Trifolium pratense cultivar HEN17-A07 linkage group LG2, ARS_RC_1.1, whole genome shotgun sequence genome contains the following:
- the LOC123904759 gene encoding uncharacterized protein LOC123904759 has product MGLGVTKTVYPGFAMPKSMENYKWEKGTKFSSKKEFQTAIATYAVHNGKDLPHEDTWQIRTKNDVHCNSCLRDTNVKLMTSKWLGKRLIPTIKENPNIKCTDICIKAHQKWHSGINRMKAYKAKRVAIDIVDGSFKEQFLRLHDYCNEVIKSNPLSTVKLKVQNTSVVEGQDIIVEDYVDRPMLPSFQRLYMCLDGCKKSFLKCRPIIGLDGCFLKGYYGGQILAAVGRDPNDQMLLIALAVVEAETKDSWAWFLDLLVNDLGGQRICKTFTFISDQQKGLLPAMQELLPGVEHRFCVRHLCDNFKKRFPGKKLKDLMWKAANASYAQAWQREMNEIKTNNIDAFNKTEANCHNA; this is encoded by the exons atgggtttgggtgttacaaaaaCTGTGTACCCAGGGTTTGCCATGCCTAAAAGCATGGAAAATTACAAGTGGGAAAAAGGTACAAAGTTTTCATCAAAGAAGGAATTTCAAACTGCCATTGCAACTTATGCTGTACACAATGGGAAAGAT CTACCACATGAGGATACATGGCAAATAAGAACAAAGAATGATGTACATTGTAACTCATGCTTAAGAGATACTAATGTGAAGTTAATGACTTCAAAGTGGCTTGGGAAAAGATTAATTCCTACTATTAAGGAAAATCCAAACATCAAGTGCACAGACATTTGTATCAAAGCACATCAGAAATGGCACTCTGGAATTAATAGGATGAAAGCATACAAAGCTAAGAGGGTTGCTATTGATATAGTGGATGGTTCATTCAAAGAGCAATTTCTTAGATTGCATGACTACTGTAATGAAGTCATCAAGTCTAACCCACTCAGTACAGTCAAGTTGAAAGTACAAAATACTAGTGTTGTTGAAGGTCAGGACATTATTGTTGAAGATTATGTGGATAGGCCTATGCTACCTAGTTTTCAAAGACTTTACATGTGTCTTGATGGATGTAAGAAAAGTTTTTTGAAATGTAGGCCTATCATAGGACTTGATGGTTGCTTCTTAAAAGGTTATTATGGTGGGCAAATACTGGCTGCAGTGGGTAGGGATCCCAATGACCAAATGTTGCTAATTGCATTGGCAGTAGTAGAAGCAGAAACAAAGGATTCTTGGGCTTGGTTCCTTGATTTGTTGGTTAATGATCTAGGTGGCCAACGCATCTGCAAAACATTCACTTTCATTTCAGACCAACAAAAG GGGCTGTTACCTGCTATGCAAGAGCTTCTACCTGGAGTTGAACACAGGTTTTGTGTTAGACACCTCTGTGATAACTTCAAAAAAAGGTTTCCTGGAAAAAAGCTTAAAGACTTGATGTGGAAAGCAGCCAATGCAAGCTATGCACAAGCATGGCAAAGAGAGATGaacgaaatcaaaacaaataatattgATGCATTCAA CAAGACAGAAGCCAATTGTCACAATGCTTGA